From the Oleiphilus messinensis genome, one window contains:
- a CDS encoding FAD-binding oxidoreductase, with the protein MPDTFNSSNTLNSSDTVNSSEPLNIVVGYQDAVDLKDRLEEKGSDFLDQKGDVSATIAQLHPKRLQLIVRDIVEETATTKTFRLVDRAGRSLPPFQAGQYINLFVTIDGVETARPYAISSSPEQRHYYDLTVKRVSEGFVSGFLLDKVAVGQSFSSTGPMGTFHHNPVFHGEDLVFLAGGSGSAPARAMILHILQQSMPHSFHMIYSNSYVDDVIYKDELGELAVHHDQFTLTEVISRPPEDYCGHRGRLQAPLIRALLGTDLNRKMYYICGPTPFNEHCLAVLTELGVPKRRIRIECNGPPKAPDQLPDWPGAVAMQDEITVTVQGRGQFKAKAGEPLLNSLERNGYSAENACRSGECSLCRVKLVKGDVFNPPEARLRQSDRQFRWIYSCVAFPTGDIEIML; encoded by the coding sequence ATGCCTGATACTTTTAATTCTTCTAATACTTTGAATTCTTCTGATACTGTGAATTCGTCAGAACCGTTGAACATTGTTGTGGGTTATCAGGACGCGGTCGATCTCAAAGACCGTCTTGAAGAAAAGGGCAGTGACTTTCTTGACCAGAAGGGCGATGTTTCAGCCACGATCGCTCAGCTGCACCCGAAGCGTTTGCAATTGATCGTGCGGGATATTGTTGAAGAAACCGCGACAACGAAAACGTTTCGCCTGGTGGATCGTGCTGGCCGGAGCCTGCCGCCATTTCAGGCGGGTCAATACATCAATCTGTTCGTCACCATCGATGGTGTTGAGACGGCCAGACCCTACGCCATATCCTCCTCCCCGGAGCAGCGCCACTATTACGACCTGACCGTCAAGCGGGTCAGTGAAGGATTTGTTTCCGGATTTCTGTTGGATAAAGTGGCGGTAGGGCAGTCGTTTTCAAGCACGGGCCCTATGGGAACCTTTCATCATAACCCTGTTTTCCACGGCGAAGATCTTGTGTTCCTGGCTGGGGGCTCTGGTTCCGCCCCGGCAAGAGCGATGATTCTGCACATCTTGCAACAATCCATGCCGCATTCATTCCATATGATATACAGTAACAGCTATGTTGATGATGTAATTTATAAGGATGAACTGGGCGAGCTGGCGGTGCATCATGATCAATTCACCTTGACTGAAGTGATCTCAAGACCACCTGAGGATTACTGTGGGCATCGTGGTCGACTCCAGGCACCATTGATCCGAGCGTTGCTGGGTACTGATCTGAACCGTAAAATGTACTACATTTGTGGGCCGACTCCCTTCAACGAGCATTGCCTGGCTGTGTTAACAGAACTTGGCGTGCCAAAGCGGCGAATTCGAATCGAATGTAACGGGCCACCAAAAGCACCAGACCAGCTGCCGGATTGGCCGGGTGCAGTGGCCATGCAGGACGAGATCACCGTTACGGTTCAAGGACGCGGACAATTCAAGGCAAAAGCCGGAGAACCATTGCTGAACAGCTTGGAACGAAATGGTTACTCGGCAGAAAATGCCTGTCGCTCGGGTGAATGTAGTTTGTGCCGGGTGAAATTGGTTAAAGGAGATGTATTTAATCCTCCCGAAGCCCGTTTGAGGCAATCGGATCGCCAGTTCCGCTGGATATACTCCTGTGTCGCCTTCCCCACAGGCGACATTGAGATCATGTTGTAA
- a CDS encoding N-acyl homoserine lactonase family protein, which translates to MDIRHLLISTLSLILTLNNCMVFADNKKSPATVEALVIFKCGTVNSPDRSLWSPGVDVNVKHQMVASCYLIRHKDGMMVWDTGIPEFVKSKPEGVTLAQGKIKLTLEQPFPEALKSFGIKPEEIDFLALSHMHADHAGNANAFATATWLVQEAEYDAAFGPLAKQLNFNPKTYEKLSHSKVIKLNGHHDVFNDGSVILIPAPGHTPGHQVLFVRLPSGPVVLSGDLWHFQSNWKFSRVPGFNYDPKQTADSMKAINALLIATGAKLYIQHDFVQNSQLPHAPDIIR; encoded by the coding sequence ATGGACATTCGTCATTTACTCATCTCGACACTTTCCCTAATCCTTACATTGAATAACTGCATGGTATTCGCGGACAATAAAAAGTCCCCCGCTACAGTAGAGGCTTTGGTCATCTTCAAGTGTGGCACAGTGAACTCTCCTGACCGCTCACTTTGGTCTCCTGGAGTCGATGTAAATGTTAAGCATCAAATGGTTGCCAGCTGTTATCTGATTCGACATAAAGATGGAATGATGGTCTGGGATACCGGAATCCCTGAATTTGTAAAATCAAAGCCAGAAGGCGTAACGCTGGCCCAAGGTAAAATCAAATTGACTTTAGAGCAACCTTTTCCAGAAGCGCTCAAGTCGTTTGGTATAAAACCTGAAGAGATTGATTTCCTGGCCCTTTCACATATGCATGCCGACCATGCTGGAAATGCAAACGCGTTTGCAACGGCGACTTGGCTGGTTCAGGAGGCGGAATATGACGCCGCATTTGGCCCACTGGCGAAACAGCTAAATTTTAACCCGAAAACCTATGAAAAACTCTCTCACAGCAAAGTCATTAAATTGAATGGGCACCATGATGTTTTCAATGATGGCTCGGTCATTTTGATTCCTGCACCGGGGCACACACCGGGTCATCAAGTTCTCTTTGTCCGTCTGCCCTCCGGACCGGTCGTTCTATCAGGGGATTTATGGCACTTTCAATCCAACTGGAAGTTCAGCCGGGTTCCAGGTTTTAACTATGATCCAAAGCAAACTGCGGACAGTATGAAAGCGATTAATGCACTGCTCATCGCAACGGGAGCCAAACTTTATATACAGCATGATTTTGTTCAAAATTCTCAATTACCACATGCACCAGATATAATTCGTTAA
- a CDS encoding SGNH/GDSL hydrolase family protein: MINTLLMAVLGPVLLGQGIYTRIKTPKLAEPDGPRAGQAGTGSPLRVLILGDSAAAGVGVQRQDDALSGHVVRNLSSDFCVSWQLLARSGLNTEEVQTMLSIALETNSLESSTLASPMLERFDVAVLSVGVNDVTGRATDQAWLDQVQSLLETLETTFNVRHVVLAPVPPMHAFPALPQPLRWWLGRRAQQFNAGLTRLVNNNPSCTLLPGDFPLDPLMMAEDGFHPGLPIYRLWGQEVAEAIKCWHCQMRIPR, translated from the coding sequence ATGATTAACACGCTGTTGATGGCTGTCCTGGGTCCGGTTTTATTGGGCCAAGGTATCTACACACGCATTAAAACACCGAAACTCGCCGAGCCCGATGGCCCAAGAGCAGGGCAGGCTGGAACGGGGTCTCCCTTGCGGGTTTTAATTTTGGGTGACTCTGCTGCCGCGGGAGTGGGGGTTCAACGCCAGGACGATGCGTTGAGTGGTCATGTGGTCAGAAATCTAAGTTCGGATTTCTGTGTGAGTTGGCAGTTACTGGCGCGATCCGGATTGAATACCGAGGAAGTGCAAACCATGCTGTCTATCGCACTTGAGACAAACTCCCTTGAGTCCAGCACGCTGGCGTCCCCGATGCTGGAGCGTTTTGATGTGGCAGTATTGTCAGTCGGTGTGAATGATGTAACGGGTCGGGCTACAGATCAAGCCTGGCTCGATCAGGTACAATCGCTTCTGGAAACGCTTGAAACCACATTTAACGTTCGTCATGTCGTACTGGCACCGGTTCCGCCCATGCACGCTTTTCCGGCCTTACCGCAGCCGCTGCGTTGGTGGCTTGGGCGTCGGGCTCAGCAGTTTAACGCAGGGCTCACCAGACTGGTAAACAACAATCCCTCCTGTACCCTGCTGCCGGGTGACTTCCCGCTTGATCCATTAATGATGGCTGAAGACGGTTTTCACCCCGGTTTGCCGATTTATCGCCTATGGGGACAGGAAGTGGCAGAAGCCATTAAATGTTGGCATTGTCAAATGCGCATACCTCGCTAG
- a CDS encoding Dps family protein, which yields MTTIDIGINQTDRTNIANGLKKLLADTYTLYLQTHNFHWNVTGPQFRELHLMFEEHYTEMAVAVDDIAERIRTLDVAAPGTYKALAELTSIREVEGVPVASDMVAILTQSHEQVVKTCRTVLGIAQSAQDESSAALISDRMRVHEKTAWMLRAMR from the coding sequence ATGACCACGATTGATATTGGTATTAACCAAACCGACCGAACGAATATCGCCAATGGATTGAAGAAATTGTTGGCGGACACTTACACACTTTACTTGCAAACCCACAATTTTCATTGGAATGTCACCGGCCCACAATTTCGGGAACTGCACTTGATGTTTGAAGAGCATTACACGGAAATGGCTGTTGCCGTTGATGATATTGCCGAACGTATTCGAACATTGGATGTCGCTGCACCGGGCACATACAAAGCCCTGGCGGAGCTGACGTCAATCCGGGAGGTAGAGGGTGTGCCTGTGGCCAGCGATATGGTTGCGATACTGACGCAAAGTCACGAACAAGTGGTGAAAACCTGCCGCACCGTACTGGGAATCGCACAATCCGCACAGGATGAATCCTCCGCAGCGCTGATCTCGGACCGGATGCGGGTTCACGAAAAAACGGCCTGGATGTTACGCGCCATGCGGTGA